From Mus musculus strain C57BL/6J chromosome 17, GRCm38.p6 C57BL/6J, the proteins below share one genomic window:
- the Zfp81 gene encoding zinc finger protein 81 isoform X1 produces the protein MKETFSNLISIGKSEEDNIEDYQNIRRNLSTLMVEGFYEFERGIQYREMHQQIQEHIVNKYIPPGIVVYENSASKNDVIGLSQSDVHLRLLTVEKPYEYQKCMEKPIKHKKYWKDLAYSESFLAHENPPKEKPYGNKQSNDPCRSLTSDQDYETTHTGDNLHEYKQFETAIMTCSYGQSYERIQTGEKPFVCKQCGEAFVNSSHLIKHYKIHTREKTFACKYCGKAFIHPRACYNHERTHTGDRPYVCKQCGKACIHSYHLLQHERSHTREKLYACKQCGKVFGRSSYLRKHERIHTGEKPYLCKHCGKAFSDPTTRNNHERTHTGEKHYVCKQCGKAFIRSSQLLIHERIHTGEKPYSCKHCGKAFTYSSACYIHERIHTGEKPYVCKQCGKAFTCSTYLHKHERIHTGEKPYSCKQCGKAFIQHRACYNHERIHTGEKPYVCVQCGHAFTFSKSLQIHERNHTGEKPYVCKQCGKAFTCSTYLHQHERTHSEKKSSG, from the exons ATGAAGGAAACCTTTAGCAACCTGATCTCCATAG GGAAAAGCGAGGAAGACAATATTGAAGATTACCAAAATATTAGGAGAAATTTGAG cactcTCATGGTTGAAGGATTCTATGAATTTGAACGTGGTATTCAGTATAGAGAAATGCACCAACAGATTCAAGAGCATATCGTTAATAAGTACATACCTCCCGGAATAGTAGTATATGAAAACAGTGCAAGTAAAAATGATGTCATTGGTCTTTCACAGTCAGATGTGCACCTCAGACTACTAACTGTAGAGAAACCATATGAGTATCAGAAATGTATGGAAAAGCCTATTAAGCATAAGAAATATTGGAAAGATCTTGCATATTCTGAGTCTTTTCTTGCCCATGAGAATCCTCCCAAAGAGAAACCATATGGAAATAAACAGTCTAATGACCCCTGTAGGAGTCTCACTTCTGATCAAGATTATGAGACAACACATACTGGTGATAACCTCCATGAATACAAGCAATTTGAAACGGCTATCATGACATGTAGTTATGGTCAGTCATATGAAAGAATCCAAACTGGAGAAAAACCATTTGTGTGTAAGCAGTGTGGAGAAGCCTTTGTTAATTCCAGTCACCTTATCAAACATTATAAAATTCATACCAGAGAGAAGACATTTGCATGTAAATATTGTGGGAAAGCTTTCATTCATCCAAGGGCCTGTTATAACCATGAACGAACTCATACTGGAGACAGACCTTATGTGTGTAAACAATGTGGGAAAGCATGTATTCATTCTTACCACCTTCTCCAACATGAAAGAAGTCATACCCGAGAAAAACTTTATGCGTGTAAGCAGTGTGGGAAAGTATTCGGACGTTCTTCGTACCTTCgcaaacatgaaagaattcacactggagagaaaccgtaTTTATGTAAGcactgtgggaaagccttcagtgATCCCACAACCCGTAACAATCATGAGAGAACTCATACCGGAGAGAAGCACTATGTTTGTAAGCAGTGTGGGAAAGCATTCATTCGTTCTTCTCAGCTTCTGATCCATGAaagaattcacactggagagaaaccttactcCTGTAAGcactgtgggaaagccttcaccTATTCCAGTGCCTGTTACATTCATGAGAGAATTcacactggagaaaaaccctatgTGTGTAAGCAGTGTGGAAAAGCATTTACATGTTCCACATACCTTCacaaacatgaaagaattcacactggagagaaaccgtaTTCATGTAagcaatgtgggaaagccttcatcCAACATAGGGCTTGTTACAATCATGAAAGAATTcacactggagaaaaaccctatgtgtgtgtgcaatgtgggCATGCATTCACTTTTTCAAAATCCcttcaaatacatgaaagaaaccacactggagagaaaccatatgtatgtaagcagtgtgggaaagccttcacaTGTTCTACATATCTTCACCAACATGAAAGAACTCACAGTGAAAAGAAATCTAGTGGGTAG
- the Zfp81 gene encoding zinc finger protein 81 isoform X2, with protein sequence MVEGFYEFERGIQYREMHQQIQEHIVNKYIPPGIVVYENSASKNDVIGLSQSDVHLRLLTVEKPYEYQKCMEKPIKHKKYWKDLAYSESFLAHENPPKEKPYGNKQSNDPCRSLTSDQDYETTHTGDNLHEYKQFETAIMTCSYGQSYERIQTGEKPFVCKQCGEAFVNSSHLIKHYKIHTREKTFACKYCGKAFIHPRACYNHERTHTGDRPYVCKQCGKACIHSYHLLQHERSHTREKLYACKQCGKVFGRSSYLRKHERIHTGEKPYLCKHCGKAFSDPTTRNNHERTHTGEKHYVCKQCGKAFIRSSQLLIHERIHTGEKPYSCKHCGKAFTYSSACYIHERIHTGEKPYVCKQCGKAFTCSTYLHKHERIHTGEKPYSCKQCGKAFIQHRACYNHERIHTGEKPYVCVQCGHAFTFSKSLQIHERNHTGEKPYVCKQCGKAFTCSTYLHQHERTHSEKKSSG encoded by the coding sequence ATGGTTGAAGGATTCTATGAATTTGAACGTGGTATTCAGTATAGAGAAATGCACCAACAGATTCAAGAGCATATCGTTAATAAGTACATACCTCCCGGAATAGTAGTATATGAAAACAGTGCAAGTAAAAATGATGTCATTGGTCTTTCACAGTCAGATGTGCACCTCAGACTACTAACTGTAGAGAAACCATATGAGTATCAGAAATGTATGGAAAAGCCTATTAAGCATAAGAAATATTGGAAAGATCTTGCATATTCTGAGTCTTTTCTTGCCCATGAGAATCCTCCCAAAGAGAAACCATATGGAAATAAACAGTCTAATGACCCCTGTAGGAGTCTCACTTCTGATCAAGATTATGAGACAACACATACTGGTGATAACCTCCATGAATACAAGCAATTTGAAACGGCTATCATGACATGTAGTTATGGTCAGTCATATGAAAGAATCCAAACTGGAGAAAAACCATTTGTGTGTAAGCAGTGTGGAGAAGCCTTTGTTAATTCCAGTCACCTTATCAAACATTATAAAATTCATACCAGAGAGAAGACATTTGCATGTAAATATTGTGGGAAAGCTTTCATTCATCCAAGGGCCTGTTATAACCATGAACGAACTCATACTGGAGACAGACCTTATGTGTGTAAACAATGTGGGAAAGCATGTATTCATTCTTACCACCTTCTCCAACATGAAAGAAGTCATACCCGAGAAAAACTTTATGCGTGTAAGCAGTGTGGGAAAGTATTCGGACGTTCTTCGTACCTTCgcaaacatgaaagaattcacactggagagaaaccgtaTTTATGTAAGcactgtgggaaagccttcagtgATCCCACAACCCGTAACAATCATGAGAGAACTCATACCGGAGAGAAGCACTATGTTTGTAAGCAGTGTGGGAAAGCATTCATTCGTTCTTCTCAGCTTCTGATCCATGAaagaattcacactggagagaaaccttactcCTGTAAGcactgtgggaaagccttcaccTATTCCAGTGCCTGTTACATTCATGAGAGAATTcacactggagaaaaaccctatgTGTGTAAGCAGTGTGGAAAAGCATTTACATGTTCCACATACCTTCacaaacatgaaagaattcacactggagagaaaccgtaTTCATGTAagcaatgtgggaaagccttcatcCAACATAGGGCTTGTTACAATCATGAAAGAATTcacactggagaaaaaccctatgtgtgtgtgcaatgtgggCATGCATTCACTTTTTCAAAATCCcttcaaatacatgaaagaaaccacactggagagaaaccatatgtatgtaagcagtgtgggaaagccttcacaTGTTCTACATATCTTCACCAACATGAAAGAACTCACAGTGAAAAGAAATCTAGTGGGTAG
- the Zfp81 gene encoding zinc finger protein 81: MEPVTFEDVAVNFTLGEWALLDSYQKELYRDVMKETFSNLISIGKSEEDNIEDYQNIRRNLSTLMVEGFYEFERGIQYREMHQQIQEHIVNKYIPPGIVVYENSASKNDVIGLSQSDVHLRLLTVEKPYEYQKCMEKPIKHKKYWKDLAYSESFLAHENPPKEKPYGNKQSNDPCRSLTSDQDYETTHTGDNLHEYKQFETAIMTCSYGQSYERIQTGEKPFVCKQCGEAFVNSSHLIKHYKIHTREKTFACKYCGKAFIHPRACYNHERTHTGDRPYVCKQCGKACIHSYHLLQHERSHTREKLYACKQCGKVFGRSSYLRKHERIHTGEKPYLCKHCGKAFSDPTTRNNHERTHTGEKHYVCKQCGKAFIRSSQLLIHERIHTGEKPYSCKHCGKAFTYSSACYIHERIHTGEKPYVCKQCGKAFTCSTYLHKHERIHTGEKPYSCKQCGKAFIQHRACYNHERIHTGEKPYVCVQCGHAFTFSKSLQIHERNHTGEKPYVCKQCGKAFTCSTYLHQHERTHSEKKSSG, encoded by the exons GAACCAGTGACCTTTGAGGATGTGGCTGTGAACTTCACCTTAGGAGAGTGGGCTTTGTTGGATTCTTATCAAAAGGAGCTCTACAGAGATGTGATGAAGGAAACCTTTAGCAACCTGATCTCCATAG GGAAAAGCGAGGAAGACAATATTGAAGATTACCAAAATATTAGGAGAAATTTGAG cactcTCATGGTTGAAGGATTCTATGAATTTGAACGTGGTATTCAGTATAGAGAAATGCACCAACAGATTCAAGAGCATATCGTTAATAAGTACATACCTCCCGGAATAGTAGTATATGAAAACAGTGCAAGTAAAAATGATGTCATTGGTCTTTCACAGTCAGATGTGCACCTCAGACTACTAACTGTAGAGAAACCATATGAGTATCAGAAATGTATGGAAAAGCCTATTAAGCATAAGAAATATTGGAAAGATCTTGCATATTCTGAGTCTTTTCTTGCCCATGAGAATCCTCCCAAAGAGAAACCATATGGAAATAAACAGTCTAATGACCCCTGTAGGAGTCTCACTTCTGATCAAGATTATGAGACAACACATACTGGTGATAACCTCCATGAATACAAGCAATTTGAAACGGCTATCATGACATGTAGTTATGGTCAGTCATATGAAAGAATCCAAACTGGAGAAAAACCATTTGTGTGTAAGCAGTGTGGAGAAGCCTTTGTTAATTCCAGTCACCTTATCAAACATTATAAAATTCATACCAGAGAGAAGACATTTGCATGTAAATATTGTGGGAAAGCTTTCATTCATCCAAGGGCCTGTTATAACCATGAACGAACTCATACTGGAGACAGACCTTATGTGTGTAAACAATGTGGGAAAGCATGTATTCATTCTTACCACCTTCTCCAACATGAAAGAAGTCATACCCGAGAAAAACTTTATGCGTGTAAGCAGTGTGGGAAAGTATTCGGACGTTCTTCGTACCTTCgcaaacatgaaagaattcacactggagagaaaccgtaTTTATGTAAGcactgtgggaaagccttcagtgATCCCACAACCCGTAACAATCATGAGAGAACTCATACCGGAGAGAAGCACTATGTTTGTAAGCAGTGTGGGAAAGCATTCATTCGTTCTTCTCAGCTTCTGATCCATGAaagaattcacactggagagaaaccttactcCTGTAAGcactgtgggaaagccttcaccTATTCCAGTGCCTGTTACATTCATGAGAGAATTcacactggagaaaaaccctatgTGTGTAAGCAGTGTGGAAAAGCATTTACATGTTCCACATACCTTCacaaacatgaaagaattcacactggagagaaaccgtaTTCATGTAagcaatgtgggaaagccttcatcCAACATAGGGCTTGTTACAATCATGAAAGAATTcacactggagaaaaaccctatgtgtgtgtgcaatgtgggCATGCATTCACTTTTTCAAAATCCcttcaaatacatgaaagaaaccacactggagagaaaccatatgtatgtaagcagtgtgggaaagccttcacaTGTTCTACATATCTTCACCAACATGAAAGAACTCACAGTGAAAAGAAATCTAGTGGGTAG